The Fundidesulfovibrio putealis DSM 16056 genome includes a window with the following:
- a CDS encoding enoyl-ACP reductase FabI gives MILKDKKALIFGVANDRSIAYGVAKAFKEQGASLAFGYPGEAIRKRVEPLSEELGGDFTFPCDVTKDEDIQAAYETVREKWGQVDILVHSVAYAQQEDLKGRYVDTSRAGFALALDVSAFSLVALCKGFEPLLTPEASVMTMSYLGAERVITSYNVMGVAKAALEASVRYLAADLGPKGVRVNSISAGPVRTLAASGIAGFKGFLPIVEERAPLKRNITLEDVAGTAVYLASNLSSGVTGEVIHVDSGFSIMGI, from the coding sequence ATGATTCTCAAGGACAAGAAAGCCCTGATATTCGGCGTCGCCAACGACCGCTCCATCGCCTACGGCGTGGCCAAGGCCTTCAAGGAGCAAGGCGCGTCCCTGGCCTTCGGCTATCCCGGCGAGGCCATCCGCAAGCGCGTGGAGCCCCTCAGCGAGGAACTGGGCGGGGACTTCACTTTCCCCTGCGACGTTACCAAGGATGAAGACATCCAGGCCGCCTACGAAACCGTGCGCGAGAAATGGGGTCAGGTGGACATCCTGGTGCACTCCGTGGCCTACGCCCAGCAGGAGGACCTCAAGGGCCGCTACGTGGACACCTCGCGCGCCGGATTCGCCCTGGCCCTGGACGTGTCCGCCTTCTCGCTTGTGGCGCTGTGCAAGGGCTTCGAGCCGCTCCTGACGCCCGAGGCCTCGGTGATGACCATGTCCTATCTGGGAGCCGAGCGCGTCATCACCTCCTACAACGTGATGGGCGTGGCCAAGGCCGCGCTGGAAGCAAGCGTCCGTTACCTTGCGGCGGACCTCGGGCCCAAGGGCGTGCGGGTGAACTCCATCAGCGCAGGGCCTGTCAGGACGCTGGCTGCTTCGGGCATCGCCGGATTCAAGGGTTTCCTGCCTATCGTGGAGGAGCGCGCGCCGCTCAAGCGCAACATCACCCTGGAAGACGTGGCCGGAACAGCGGTTTACCTGGCGTCCAACCTGTCCAGCGGAGTGACCGGCGAGGTCATCCACGTGGACAGCGGTTTCAGCATCATGGGGATTTAA
- a CDS encoding electron transfer flavoprotein subunit alpha/FixB family protein codes for MDKILFVAQTECDGLLGKASLEALAAAKSLAGQLNAELAVGLVGADVKAAADAVAGCGAAAFYGVSGAEYATARYATDAAALAALCTAAGSNIVIGAATSRMSRVLPGVAARLGGRSDTGVTALSVQDGKLMATRWYYRQRMFAELTRQERPWCLSLSTGCVAPYEGAAGSAEVTGVTPELPAAGVRTEVTSMICPSAEEQTIRPDAALLFVAGAGWTKKQADGVPHLTEAEQIILGFLGKMQASLGTSKSLVDLSGEGQQVMSFLTHMHQVGQTGSTPRHAKGLATCCHGEEPHTVGWRFIGERRAINLDANCGWAQGKADVLYVADAFDVMRKVLEMMP; via the coding sequence ATGGACAAGATTCTTTTCGTCGCCCAGACCGAATGCGACGGTTTGCTGGGCAAGGCTTCGCTGGAAGCCCTGGCCGCCGCGAAGTCCCTGGCCGGACAGTTGAACGCCGAACTGGCCGTGGGGCTGGTGGGCGCTGACGTCAAGGCCGCCGCCGACGCCGTCGCCGGATGCGGCGCTGCCGCGTTTTACGGCGTTTCCGGCGCCGAGTACGCCACGGCCCGATACGCCACCGACGCCGCCGCCCTGGCCGCCCTGTGCACCGCTGCCGGATCCAACATCGTCATCGGCGCGGCCACCTCGCGCATGAGCCGCGTGCTGCCCGGCGTGGCCGCCCGCCTGGGCGGACGCTCCGACACGGGTGTCACCGCGCTCAGCGTGCAGGACGGCAAGCTCATGGCCACCCGCTGGTACTACCGCCAGCGCATGTTCGCCGAATTGACCCGCCAGGAGCGCCCCTGGTGTCTGAGCCTCTCCACCGGCTGTGTGGCCCCCTACGAAGGCGCTGCCGGGAGCGCAGAGGTCACTGGCGTGACCCCGGAGCTTCCCGCCGCAGGCGTTCGCACCGAGGTGACCTCCATGATCTGCCCCTCCGCAGAGGAGCAGACCATCCGCCCCGACGCGGCGCTTCTCTTCGTGGCAGGCGCTGGCTGGACCAAGAAGCAGGCTGATGGCGTGCCTCATCTCACTGAGGCCGAACAGATCATCCTGGGCTTCCTGGGCAAAATGCAGGCATCGCTCGGCACGTCCAAGTCCCTTGTGGACCTCTCGGGCGAGGGCCAGCAGGTGATGTCCTTCCTGACGCACATGCATCAGGTCGGCCAGACCGGCTCCACCCCGCGCCACGCCAAGGGCCTGGCCACCTGCTGCCACGGCGAGGAGCCCCACACCGTGGGCTGGCGCTTCATCGGCGAGCGCCGCGCCATCAACCTGGACGCCAACTGCGGCTGGGCCCAGGGCAAGGCGGACGTGCTCTACGTGGCCGACGCCTTCGACGTCATGCGTAAAGTCCTGGAGATGATGCCCTAG